The nucleotide sequence ATTTTCTTTCATCTCGATTCACCTCTTTCCTGGGAAGTCCAAAATTACACCTTTAAGATTATATCATAAGGCCCTGAGAGTGACAAGAGCTTTAGCGCAGAGGGCGGGAAAAATTGCCGAGGCTGACCCCGGGCAATTGCCGCCTTAGCTCCTTCAGAAAAGCCACCATCCCCATCCCCGGTTCTTGCACCCCGGTCAACTGACAATACAGGTCTGGATCGATATTCAGATTGCGCAGCTGGATCAGCTTCACACCCGTGGATTTGACCAGTTCCACCAGTGCTTCCAGCTCTGCTCTCTGGTCACTGACCCCCGGGAAAACCAGATAATTGAGGGAAAGAAACACCCCCTGCCTGGCCGCCAGGCTCAGGGATGCCCGCACATCCCTCAGGGTATAACCGGGCGGGCGATAATAGGCTTGATACCAGTCGGGCTGAGCGCTGTTTAGACTTACCCGCAGGGAATCGATTCCTGCTTCCGCTATCAGCCTAATACCCTCGGTATATCCGGCATTGGTATTCATATTGATGGTCCCCTGGCTGGTTCGGGTTCTGATCTCTTTGATTGCCTCCGCAATCAGAGGAGCCGCCAAACTGGGCTCGCCTTCACAGCCCTGGCCGAAACTGACAATTGCTCCTTCCGCCTGTTGAAGATGGGGCAGGGCCACTTCCACAATTTCCTCTCTAGTGGGCGAAAAACCAATCCGCTCCTGCGGGGAGGGGCAACATTCTGCTGGCTGCAGGGAGATACAGCCTACACAGCGGGCATTACAGGCCGGGGAAACGGGAATTCCCCCTTCCCAGCGGCGGTAGAAAATATTCTGGGCTGTCAGACAGCCATAATCCAGGCTACAACGGCCCAACTGACGGATAATACGGTTATGGGGCAGTTCCTTCCGGATGCGGGCCACCCGCTCCGCCAGGTCAGGGGTATTATAAAGCAGGGGATTCCACTTCCGGGGCCGGTCCGTTTTGCTGGCTGCTACCCAGTAACGGCCTTTGGCCCAGCCCACCGCCGTATAGCCCAGCAGCGGTAAAGGCTTGTCCCCTTCCACCCGCTGATAAGCCGGCAATAAGGTCCGGGTATAACCCTGAGGCAATAAGGCCGCTACCGCATAATAGCGCTCATAGACCCGAATTTTACCCTGGCGGTCCACCCCCACTGGACGACAGCCTGGCAACAGCGTCAGACTGGCCCCCGGTGGCAAGGGTATCATTTCTTCCGGGTGCGGCTCAGTAAAAAAGCGGCCACTGCGCCCGGCCATACCCCAGCCCGGGATATCCATAACCCGTCCCCTGGCATCCGCTACCAGCATCCTTATCCCCATTTGATCATCTCCACCAGTTCCTTATTGCAGCTGGACTTTTTCAGCCATTCCCGCATTTTTTCCACCACTTCTGCGGAAGGCACCCCGCTGGAAGTCCGGCGCAGGTTCCAGACAAACTCCAGCTCCTCCTTGCTCAGCAGCAGCTCTTCCTTGCGGGTTCCGGAGCGCTGGACATCAATGGCCGGGAAAATCCGGCGTTCCGCCAGTTTGCGATCCAGAATCAGCTCCATATTGCCTGTGCCTTTGAATTCCTCAAAAATCACATCATCCATACGGCTGCCCGTTTCCACCAGCGCCGTAGCCAGAATGGTGAGACTGCCTCCCTCCTCCAGGTTGCGGGCTGCCCCAAAAAAGCGTTTGGGTTTATGCAAAGCTGTGGGATCTACACCGCCGGAAAGGGTACGGCCACTGGGCGGAACTACCACGTTATAGGCCCGGGCCAGCCGGGTAATGGAATCCAGCAAAATCACTACATCTTCTTTGTGTTCCACCAGCCGTTTCGCTCTTTCTAACACCATTTCTGCCACCTTGACATGATGTTCCGGCGGTTCATCAAAGGTGGAAGCCACCACTTCCCCTTTGACACTGCGCTCCATATCAGTGACTTCCTCCGGCCGCTCATCAATGAGTAACACCAGCAAATGCACTTCCGGATGATTGGCAGTAATGGCATTAGCGATTTCTTTCAGCAACGTAGTTTTCCCTGCCTTAGGAGGAGCCACGATCAATCCCCGCTGTCCCTTACCGATGGGGGCCAGCAGGTCAATCAGGCGTAAAGCCAGTTTATCGGAAGTGGTTTCTAAAGTCAGCCTCTCATCAGGGTATAAGGGTGTTAGGGCATCGAAAGGCAAGCGTTCCGGTGAGGATTCCGGCGGAAAGCCATTAACCGATTCTACCCGTAAAAGGGCAAAAAAGCGTTCATTTTCCTTGGGCGGCCGGACCTGGCCCGCCACCTGGTCACCGGTGCGCAAATCAAAACGGCGAATCTGGGATGGGGAGACATAGATATCATCGGAACTGGGGGTATAAGCGAAGGGACGCAAAAAACCGTAGCCATCAGGCAGGATATCCAGAATTCCCTGGGCGAACAGCAGCCCATCCTTTTCGGTACGGGCTTTCAAAATCTCAAAGACCAGCTCTTTTTTGCGCAGCTGCCGGTATCCGGGAATCTCCAGTTCCCGGGCCACCTTGTACAGCTCCTGCAGAGTCATGGCCTCCAGCTCCTGCATATTCAGTTGCGTTGTCAAAATCTCAACCCTCCTGTTGATTTTCTGAATTATTATTTTCCCCGGATACCCCGGTTTTTAAACGGGCCAGTCTTTTCTCCATCCGATAGATCAGGGTGCGGTTAACCAGCAGGTAAACCAGCAAGAAACTGACTCCTGCATTAATAAAAGAACCCACCAGAAAAGGCCAGCCCAGGCTTTTCAGGGTAGCCAGTGAGAAAAAATTGGCCAGAGAATGGGGGTCCATCCCCGGTTCAGCCACCGGTACCTGTACCTGCTGGGGATGAACAGTCCGGCCTTCTACAAACAGGCTGCCCACCAGTATATTGAGTGGAAAAAAAATAGTGAACACCGCCGGTTTTAAAGCCGCTGCCGTAATCACTGCCGCCAGGGTATTCCAGCGCGCCAGTTTGGCCACTATCCAGGCTACAAACAAACTGATAAATGGCAGGGGTAAAAAGTCCAGGGCCACCCCCAGCGCCACTCCCCTGGCGATTTTATCAGGTGCATCCTTGAGGCGTAAAATACGGAGATACTGATAACGAAAATAGCGGTTAATGCGCATCTGATACTTCCTTTCTCCTTGAATGCCGCAAACGGTTCAGACACCATGGCTGCAGACGGGCAAAAGTCCGCCAGACCACCAAAAAGAGAATCAGCCCCAGCAGCAAGCTGTTGACCAGCGCTCCCAGAAAAAAAGCTTTGCCTACCTGAACAAAGGCCTGCCATTCCATCTTGACCAGGCCTAGTAATTGCTGAGAAATAGCGGCTTGTTTTTCACCGAACAGAGAGTTGCCTACCAGTAAATCCAGATAAAAAAAGAAGGGAAAGAGAGGCTTGAACAGGAGATCTCCTAATAAACCGGCAAAAACATTCCCCCGGGCCAGCCGGGCTGCTGCCAGGGCGATGGGAACCCCTACCCCGAAGGTAGGATAAAAATTGACACAGGAGCCTACGGCAAATCCCAGTGCCACTTTTGCGGGCATGTCCTTAATGCGAAAAAAGAGCAATAAGAATAAGCGGATTCGCCGCCCCAGCCGCATTTTCTCCCCTCGCCCTCGTCAATCACTAACTTTCAGTATAACGGAAGAAGGGCATGGCGTCAACCAATGCGCCATGCCCTCTGTTTTAGTGGCCCAGATTATATTTAGGTTTCTTATCAAAGCGGTGTATGGCTTCAATAAACCGCACAGTTCCCGATTTACCTCGCATGACCAGCGTATGGGTTTTGGCTCCAATGGCGGTAAAGGCCACTCCTTTCAGCAAGCTGGAAGGGGTGATTCCGGTGGCAGCAAAGAAAATGTCATCCCCCTTGACCAGATCATCCATGGTCAATATCTTTTTGGGGTCGGTAATGCCCATGGCCTGGCAGCGAGTCCATTCGCTTTCATCCTCTGGCACCAGCCGCCCCTGCATTTCCCCGCCCAGGCACTTGAGAGCAGCTGCAGTAATTACCCCTTCCGGCGCCCCACCGATGCCGATCATCAAATCCACGCCCGATTCCTCAAAAGCTACCGCTACTCCCGGTGAGACATCTCCATCGGAAATCAGCATAATCCGGGCTCCTGCTTCCCGAATATCGGCAATCAGCTGATTGTGGCGGGGACGGTCCAGAATTACTACCGTCAGGTCGGAAAGCCGTTTGCCTTTGGCCGCAGCAATGGCTTTCAGGTTTTCCTGAACGGGGGCATCCAGATGGATTTTGCCTGCTGCTTCCGGTCCCACGGCAATTTTTTCCATGTACATATCAGGGGCATGCAGGAGACTGCCCCGGGGTGCCGCAGCCAGTACAGCGATGGCGCCATTTAACCCTTTGGCCACCAGATTGGTGCCTTCCAGCGGGTCGACGGCGATATCCAGTTCCGGGCCTTTGCCTGTCCCTACTTCCTCCCCGATATAGAGCATAGGGGCTTCATCCATTTCCCCTTCACCGATTACTACTGTCCCTTTAATATCCACCGTATCGAAAACAGCCCGCATTGCCTCAGTAGCAGCATCATCAGCTGCCATTTTATTGCCCCGTCCCATCCAGCGAGCCGAGGCCAGGGCTGCCGCCTCTGTCACCCGGGCAAATTCCAGCGCCAGTTTACGCCCCATAAAATATCACTCCTTTTATACTAAAACAGAATATAGTATAACACAATATATGCCAATATGTTATCCTATATGCTATTTCGCCATCTTTGCCCGAATTCCTGCTAGGGACAGAAAATCAATCCCCTGGCCCAGAGACAATCAGCACAGGAGGGGGTATTACCCCAGCAATCCTCCCGGTTATGCCAGACCATATCACAGCCATCCACCCATTCGCAATCAGGGCAGGAGGGGTAAAGGTTGAGATATTCCAGGAAACGGAATTTAACATATTCATCCTGCATCCAGATAGCCGCCAGGTCCTGCTTCAGGATATTGCCGAAGGTAACCGCCTCCAGATCTTTGGGACGGCCAAACACATACTCCTTCCCGCAATGGAGAAAACGGTAACAGGGAGCCACTTCCCCATCAAAGCGAATAACCACTTTCTTCTCATCCACAAAGCGGCAGGAACGATTGGTATTCAGGCCTACCTGGGGCAAAACCACCCTGATGCCAGAGCGCATGGCCAGGGTAATCACTTCCCGACGCCAGCTCAGTAGTTCTTCCGTCGGATAAAGCTGATAAAAAACTTCCCCGGTTCGCTCTGCCGTTACCGGCAGCAGCTGACTGAGATAGAGAGTATTGATTTGCCAGCGGGGCAGGGCAGCTAGCAAAGCTGGAATCTCCCGATAATTTTCCCTGGTCACCACCATTTCCGCTGCCACCTGGGGCCACTGACTCCCCAGCTCCTGTTTAACCTTATGCAAAGCAGTCAGGTTGGCCCAGAGCGGGTCAGGACTCTCCCCGCGATTGCGGGCAAAAACCTCAGGGCTATAGCCATCAATGGAAACAACAATCTCATCTACCTGTTGTTCTACCAGAAAGCGCCCCAGTTTTTCCTCCAGCAAAAAACCATTGCTAGTAATGGTTAGTGACCAGCCTTCTCTTTTGATAGCAGTAACTATTTCCTTGAAATCGGGATGTAACAGAGGTTCACCGATTCCTCCCAGCACCACCCGCTTCAATTCCGGCAACCGCCGGGCTGCAGCCAGGGCCTGCTGCCAGGTTTCCCGGGCCATCATCCCGCCCGCTTGCTGCCAGCTGTGCCGATAACAATTCTGGCAGTTAAGATTACAAGCAGTGGTCAGCTCCAGATACAGTTCCCGTATATCCGGTTTTTTGTTGATAACAATCTGGTAATCCAGATAATCCAGTTTGGCCATATCCCTTCCCCCTTTCTTAGGAACAAACTCAAATGACCATATGGTCCTATATTTGTAATGCCATATCCACCATAATTCCATCTCTTGCCCACAACAGGGGCATTTTAATGGGTTTTTCCCAAATGCCTCTTGCATCCGCTCTTTCCAACTTTTTACCTTGCTTTGCTTTGGTTTTTATTGCGTTTACTTTGTGGTTTACCCTGTTCCAAAGTCCAATTATTTT is from Carboxydocella sporoproducens DSM 16521 and encodes:
- the rho gene encoding transcription termination factor Rho; translated protein: MQELEAMTLQELYKVARELEIPGYRQLRKKELVFEILKARTEKDGLLFAQGILDILPDGYGFLRPFAYTPSSDDIYVSPSQIRRFDLRTGDQVAGQVRPPKENERFFALLRVESVNGFPPESSPERLPFDALTPLYPDERLTLETTSDKLALRLIDLLAPIGKGQRGLIVAPPKAGKTTLLKEIANAITANHPEVHLLVLLIDERPEEVTDMERSVKGEVVASTFDEPPEHHVKVAEMVLERAKRLVEHKEDVVILLDSITRLARAYNVVVPPSGRTLSGGVDPTALHKPKRFFGAARNLEEGGSLTILATALVETGSRMDDVIFEEFKGTGNMELILDRKLAERRIFPAIDVQRSGTRKEELLLSKEELEFVWNLRRTSSGVPSAEVVEKMREWLKKSSCNKELVEMIKWG
- the glpX gene encoding class II fructose-bisphosphatase, producing the protein MGRKLALEFARVTEAAALASARWMGRGNKMAADDAATEAMRAVFDTVDIKGTVVIGEGEMDEAPMLYIGEEVGTGKGPELDIAVDPLEGTNLVAKGLNGAIAVLAAAPRGSLLHAPDMYMEKIAVGPEAAGKIHLDAPVQENLKAIAAAKGKRLSDLTVVILDRPRHNQLIADIREAGARIMLISDGDVSPGVAVAFEESGVDLMIGIGGAPEGVITAAALKCLGGEMQGRLVPEDESEWTRCQAMGITDPKKILTMDDLVKGDDIFFAATGITPSSLLKGVAFTAIGAKTHTLVMRGKSGTVRFIEAIHRFDKKPKYNLGH
- a CDS encoding DUF2062 domain-containing protein — protein: MRLGRRIRLFLLLFFRIKDMPAKVALGFAVGSCVNFYPTFGVGVPIALAAARLARGNVFAGLLGDLLFKPLFPFFFYLDLLVGNSLFGEKQAAISQQLLGLVKMEWQAFVQVGKAFFLGALVNSLLLGLILFLVVWRTFARLQPWCLNRLRHSRRKEVSDAH
- a CDS encoding DUF2062 domain-containing protein, which produces MRINRYFRYQYLRILRLKDAPDKIARGVALGVALDFLPLPFISLFVAWIVAKLARWNTLAAVITAAALKPAVFTIFFPLNILVGSLFVEGRTVHPQQVQVPVAEPGMDPHSLANFFSLATLKSLGWPFLVGSFINAGVSFLLVYLLVNRTLIYRMEKRLARLKTGVSGENNNSENQQEG
- a CDS encoding radical SAM protein, coding for MGIRMLVADARGRVMDIPGWGMAGRSGRFFTEPHPEEMIPLPPGASLTLLPGCRPVGVDRQGKIRVYERYYAVAALLPQGYTRTLLPAYQRVEGDKPLPLLGYTAVGWAKGRYWVAASKTDRPRKWNPLLYNTPDLAERVARIRKELPHNRIIRQLGRCSLDYGCLTAQNIFYRRWEGGIPVSPACNARCVGCISLQPAECCPSPQERIGFSPTREEIVEVALPHLQQAEGAIVSFGQGCEGEPSLAAPLIAEAIKEIRTRTSQGTINMNTNAGYTEGIRLIAEAGIDSLRVSLNSAQPDWYQAYYRPPGYTLRDVRASLSLAARQGVFLSLNYLVFPGVSDQRAELEALVELVKSTGVKLIQLRNLNIDPDLYCQLTGVQEPGMGMVAFLKELRRQLPGVSLGNFSRPLR
- a CDS encoding tungsten cofactor oxidoreductase radical SAM maturase gives rise to the protein MAKLDYLDYQIVINKKPDIRELYLELTTACNLNCQNCYRHSWQQAGGMMARETWQQALAAARRLPELKRVVLGGIGEPLLHPDFKEIVTAIKREGWSLTITSNGFLLEEKLGRFLVEQQVDEIVVSIDGYSPEVFARNRGESPDPLWANLTALHKVKQELGSQWPQVAAEMVVTRENYREIPALLAALPRWQINTLYLSQLLPVTAERTGEVFYQLYPTEELLSWRREVITLAMRSGIRVVLPQVGLNTNRSCRFVDEKKVVIRFDGEVAPCYRFLHCGKEYVFGRPKDLEAVTFGNILKQDLAAIWMQDEYVKFRFLEYLNLYPSCPDCEWVDGCDMVWHNREDCWGNTPSCADCLWARGLIFCP